From Bos indicus isolate NIAB-ARS_2022 breed Sahiwal x Tharparkar chromosome 4, NIAB-ARS_B.indTharparkar_mat_pri_1.0, whole genome shotgun sequence, the proteins below share one genomic window:
- the LOC139182650 gene encoding histone H4-like: MSGRGKGGKGLGKGGAKRHRKVLRDNIQGITKPAIRHLARRGGVKRISGLIYEETRGVLKVFLENVIRDAVTYTEHAKRKTVTAMDVSIHRMSLSIVQKLLGSSLTSLTADVLSDKVL; the protein is encoded by the exons ATGTCTGGACGCGGCAAAGGCGGCAAAGGTCTGGGGAAAGGCGGCGCTAAGCGCCACCGCAAGGTTCTGCGCGACAACATCCAGGGCATCACTAAACCTGCTATCCGCCACCTGGCTCGTCGTGGTGGTGTGAAGCGCATCTCTGGGCTCATCTACGAAGAGACCCGCGGGGTCCTGAAAGTGTTTCTGGAGAACGTGATCCGGGACGCGGTCACCTACACCGAGCATGCCAAGCGGAAGACAGTCACCGCTATGGACGtg TCCATCCACAGAATGTCACTGAGTATTGTGCAGAAACTGCTTGGGTCCTCATTAACAAGCCTCACTGCTGACGTACTTTCTGATAAGGTTTTGTGA